A stretch of DNA from Carya illinoinensis cultivar Pawnee chromosome 12, C.illinoinensisPawnee_v1, whole genome shotgun sequence:
tatttttttaataataaattttactctttttcaaaatgattacataatATTCGTACACTTTACGATtgcatatagtattactcatcTTATAAAAACGTTTCTTTTGAGATGAGAGAGTCATTCCATTATACTTTTGAGGCCaaaaaatgcaccaaatataataataatagataaaattttagTACATACAAATCATGCACTAAAATCATTTTAACATAAGAAAGTAcatttaacattaaaaaaaatgttagattttTCTATATGGGTCTCAAATttttccaactttttttttaaagggtatATGTAAGACTTGTGCactatattgttttaatataatctatCGGATCATCACTAACCAATGGTCCAACCGATAAAGTGcagtttcagttttttttttttctgttcttttttttaaatatttttttaacattctcaaatactttttttttccttaaaaaaatacataaatttaataatatttactttcttaatcactgagaaaaaaaatttaaaaaaaaaaaaaaattggtcaaAACCATTGATCTTTTAAGTATATCGGTTCAATAAGCATTACTCTTTCCAAATACGATATTATTGGGTTTGCtacattaaaaaacaaaacaagaagataaaaaacCAACAATTCCTTCAAAAAAATGAAGGGGTGGAGGTGAAAGTTGGCCAAAGAGCTATCCCATGATGGCTTAATTTGGGTTATTTAAGATAACTttgtgataaataaattttatctttaaaaagtgAGTGTAAATGGTATTATATATGAGCCGGGTTTGGGTGAACTTAAGCTATCCAAGCTCAACTCATTTAGTAAGTAAACAAACTTAGACTCGGCTCGATTATAAGTTGAGGCTAGAATTCTATCTGAGTTTGACTCgtttaaatgaaaaatgagatCGAGTTTGACTCCAAGCTCAAGTTCAGTTCAACTTAGTTAAGGTTCGGTTTGATAATAgataattttgagatgagaattttgaattttaagatgaaatattaaaatattatattttaatattattattgttttaaaatttgaaaaaagttaaaaaaaaaattatttattatattttgtataaggatttgggaaagttgtaatgataaaataagaattttgagattgagatgaaaattcttACGTGCTAAACCGAATCTTAAatgtgttgatttttttttaattgtaattttCCTAATATGAGCTTGTTAATTATTAGCAATGCATGTGAATACTAATATGAGCttattaaatatgaatatgcatttacttaaaaataatacaagcttattaaatatgcatttacTAATATGAGCTTATTAGATATGCATTTACTAATTTTCCTAATATGAACTTATCAAATATGCATTTACTTAAAAATAAGATGCTACCAATAATACCTAATAAGTGATAACTGTAACCATAAATACTACTATTTCTATATGTAATCATATATTCTTGTATAACATTCGAAAAGTTATAGTTAATATTGTATACACGTATATAGTCGATCTTTATACAAACTTATATCATTGAATAATCGAATCAAATTATGTATTTGCGAACGATCTATTTCATAATCGAATCGAATTTGATTTGTCTATCGAATAGCCTTGTTTATTTACCGCCCTAACGATAAATGTGGACATTTTTCTCGCACAATAATCTAATTAGGCTATTATGAGGTTATCCTATTTGATCATCTAGGGTCTTGTTTgattatacaaatcatttcatgcatctaattattataatttttttaaatttacacattaaatacaataaaataatatcaattttttcaaatattaaaataaaaattatattctaatattattttatttaactttcatatcgTTTCATCTCATTTGATTAACTAAATGACGCATGAATCAGACTACATAGGTGATTTGGAAAGAGGAGTGATGATTATCATGTGCCACTTCTTAATCGCCTAAATCAGATTATAAAATGATCATAAAATGGAGGCATGACATATCAAAACACTacaaatcacatattcattggcaattatattatatgagattgtGTCACGTGGACATGCATTTATAAATTAGGATGAAAGAAGTTGATTGATGATAATGATTCAttggatatatttataaatttattttaaaattcataaataaattatgaatttatatttattctaatgttttagaatttaaccCCAAGCATtgacataaattattaatttatttttaatttaagaaataaatttaatatttaatattttagaatataaccCGAAgcataaaattacaaaaacccTATAAATTTAAACCCTACTTTATAAACTCTTTAAACTACAAATTTTACGGCTCCGCCTTTTGATTTCCAGTTGTTTTAATTTCATCTCCACTCCCTGTCTCTCTCCGACGTAGGTTTTGAGGAATGTTTACTCCACTGATCCAATCTAGCTgcattttcttctaatttccCGGAAACCAAACACCACAAGAAGTCGAGAAAAACCCAAGAAAGAAAAAGCTTGTTGAATGGATTCAAGGGACGCTCCTCCTCCGCCACCACCACAGAACATGATGGTGGGCCCCACGTCATACCCCATGCTCAACGCCATTGCCACCTCCAACAACAATTCCAATGCCCCTATTATGATCAGCACCAGTTCCGGCGGTGGGCCCACGATGATCCCTCCTCCTACCGCGGCCCGTTTCCCTTTCAACTCCGCGGTCTCGGCGAAGCCATTGGATTCTTTCAacagcagcaacaacaacaacaacgcCGGTCCGTACGATGGATCGCCGCCGTCGAGGCAGTCAGGGTTCAGCATTGACACCTCCTCCGCCGCGGCGAAGAAGAAAAGGGGTCGGCCAAGGAAGTACTCGCCTGACGGCAACATTGCGCTCGGCTTGGCTCCGACGCCTATCTCCTCTTCTTCCGTCGCAAATCACGGGGACTCCGGCAGCACCATGCCGTCCTCGGAGCCTCCCTTGAAGAAGCATCGGGGTCGGCCGCCTGGCTCCGGGAAGAGGCAATTGGATGCTTTGggtaaaatctaaaatttattaTCGGTCAGTTTCGATAGTTGTTCATTTTCGGTAAGGCCGGTCGTGTTAGTTAAGATTAATTTGGTGTTGCAGGAGCGGGCGGTGTCGGTTTTACTCCGCATGTTATTATGGTGAATACAGGCGAGGTAAATTTTATTGTAGTAATTAATTGCGACGTCGAGACTACATGTCTTTACGAACACTAGTGTAGTTTGTCTTAGGCTCTAGAATGGAAAATGTTGTTACCTGGgctggattttattttttaatttttttgtgagaTTAATGCTTTATTGTTATGTTTAGTTGCATATATTAACAACGTCTTACTTATAGAAAAATGAcatcgtctttttttttttttttttatagttcaaAGAATTATCCTTTTCAAAGAATTATCCTTAATTAGTTTATTGCTTTCATTGTTTGAAAGGAAACTGTAATTATTACACTAGTGAACCTAAAAGGGTTCCGGCAGCCATAAATCTCGAAATGCCGGAGTTGGGTAGTTTTGAAAATCTTTTATGACTTTTCAAGATGCAAGTCCTTTCTTTTGAGTCCCTACAACACGTAATGGAATCATCATAAAAGTGATATACAGAGTTGGATGCACCAAAATGAAGAGGATTCATTTTGATTTCAATGTAAAGGGTACAcaatgaatttttttgtttctaatgcTATTTCAATGTGCAAAATGGTTGATTTGCGTCCATGGAAGTacaaaagatttttttcttttgtaatccTTCAAAGATTGTTTAATgcacacgcgcgcacacacaacTACACACTTAATTATACTCAACTATTCAATGGAGCCAACTTTCATCACTTTTTTGTATCACTTTCTAGCTCCTAACTTGTAACTAGGTGTTTTCTCAGTTGTATACTTCCCATGTTcttaggctatgcctatttacttgttttaataaaactttatttacccataaaaaaattatactcaacTATAACTTAAATCCCCATATGGGATTGGCTTTATGAATCTTTTATTAGCTCATTGTGTTTGACGTGTGATTTTTGATTTGATaagaatgatcatttaattagTAAAATGCAACAAGAAGCTTTTATCAATGTATATTTTATACGAGACATGTATCAATTTTGGTCATAAAAAAGGGGATCCTATAAGCAAGGCATAGTTTGAGTATGCAGGTCGTATATAAGATAAAAACTTAGTTAGGATTAGAAGCCGATACAAGCAAATCATGTACCTTAAGTCCTCTAAAATTACTGCTTTGGTTTTCTACTATTGCACTAAATGGGGACAATGTTCATGATTTCTTGTCTTTAATTCATCGCTCATTTGATCAATAATATCTctctcttacttatcaaaaaaaaaaagaaaaaaaagaaaaagaaaaagtccaCTAAAATGTATCCATGAGCCCAATGAAACTAAGGGGATGCttaggaaatgagatgagatgagaaatttgtgaatagtagtgaaatggtttgaattatgatgttttattgggttttaggAAAGGAGagtgaaaaagttgaataaaaatattataaagttaaaatgttgttagaatataattttttaatattatatttgttttgaaatttgaaaaagttgaattgctttttgtgttttgtttggaagtttgagaaagttgtaatgattaggtaatgatttgatgaaaaagttgaatatttgaaattgaaaaatatttgtgtttgaatgatgtgtggaaatgagatgagatgagatgggatgggatgggatgagatgaaaccTCTTCCAAACAACCCCTAAGTGTTGaagaaatagtttttttaacctatcaaacaaatagtttttttttttttttttttaatttcatcaaTGTTTTGCTTGCAGTCTTCAAAACTTTAGTTGTTTTGTTCCCTCTAAATGCACAATAGCAAGCATATTGGAGCCATCTTCCATATCACTGCGATTTTAGGGTTGTCATTCCGACATATCCAAGTTGTAAGGAAGTCTACTGCCCTTCTTGGCATGACCCAAGCTAACCCCATTTTGCCAAAAAATTGTTCCAAAGAGCCCGGACTTCCCATCCTGTttgattgataatttttttttttaatttattattttttttattgataggtAAGTAAGACATATTCCTACTTGTACGTCTTGTAGCTTGCTTCCTTTTGCTTTTCAAAGGATGAGGGACTACCTTGGAAGTATTTATTTTGCCTATTTTTTTGGGTCGTTGTGATGTTTTTCCAGAATATCAACTTCTTGATTCACCGTGCCACTTATATTGCTTGTTGAATGTTTTCATGCATGATGTAGTTATAATAATTGAGTCATAATCTATTTGATCTTGAACCTTGGGTGCTGACACTTAAAGGTGACATCATAAGCAAATTGAGTAATGCAAATAAAGATTTGAGGGTTTTGCAATCTATCAGGTGATATCTAACCTGTGAACCATTGACCAAATTTTTGCATTTAAATAGAGATTTTACTTGATGCTGTATCAAGTTGGTTGGAGAGAGTGTGGTTGCTTCTCATTGCGGTTGTTTGGGCGGGGGGGAATTTATTCTCCTGTTAGTTTTTGTGGGGAGGGTTTATAACTAACAAATGGGAAATAACCAAAGGACGTTagttatattaagaaaataagcAGATAAGGTATCTATCTCTTCCCTCTTCTTTCAATACAATTACAAGTCATAGAAATATAGAATTTATGAGATAAAATGTGTAGACATACACTCTTAAAGGTCAGCTAGCGGATTTGttgtttctttccttttttacatGTAATGCAATGTTTGGAATCATTCAATTTTTCAGCGTAGCTAATTAGATCTATGTGTCCAAAGGTTGCTACCCTGACATAAATAATTACTTTAGATGGAATTGATTAATCTCAAGTTATTTGGTTTATCTCTTCAAGATTTCACTTTTTATTTGGAATTAGTTGGGCCTTTTTTCCGGACacttggtgccaataaaaaaaaaatgattt
This window harbors:
- the LOC122290098 gene encoding AT-hook motif nuclear-localized protein 8-like, with the protein product MDSRDAPPPPPPQNMMVGPTSYPMLNAIATSNNNSNAPIMISTSSGGGPTMIPPPTAARFPFNSAVSAKPLDSFNSSNNNNNAGPYDGSPPSRQSGFSIDTSSAAAKKKRGRPRKYSPDGNIALGLAPTPISSSSVANHGDSGSTMPSSEPPLKKHRGRPPGSGKRQLDALGAGGVGFTPHVIMVNTGEDISSKIMEFSQQGPRTVCILSASGAICNVTLRQSALSSGTVTYEGRFEIISLSGSFLPSENGGSRSRTGGLSVSLAGSDGRVLGGGVAGMLMAASPVQVIVGSFVVDGKKPNSNNLKSGPSSVTTQQMLNFSGPLTAASHSSQGASSDSSDEDGGSPINRDPGFYSHAGQPLHNMQPMYQIWTGQTQQ